The genomic stretch CCCTTTTTGATCAATGCCAACAAACGGTCTGAGGCCACTTCCAGTCCACCAGAGACAGCGATACAGCCTGAGGCTCGGAAAAGCCTGCAAAGATCCGCCGTGAAACTGCTTTCGAAACGTATGTTCGTCCACCAAACCACAGAAAGGCCACGGCGGAGAATCTCTATCGCCAAGTCCCGCATCAAAGCTGGGGGTGCTGCCTCATCCACAAAATGAAACCCGTTTTCACCCGTCTGCGCGATTATTTCTTCTATGCGGTCACAAAGGATCGAAGCGGTGATGGGTTCATATCTCCCGATATAATCCAGAGAAACGTCACAGAAAGTGCATTTCCCCCAATAGCAGCCATGCGCCAGCGTCATCTTATTCCAGCGCCCGTCCGACCATAATCTATGCATGGGGTTGGCCACCTCGATTACGGATAAATAATCCCGGATCAGCAGATCGCTGTAATCGGGCGTTCCCACTTCCCGCTGAGGTACGTCTTTGGCAGGATTGCTATTGTAAAAAACGACCTTGCCCTCAGTTCTGGTAAATGTCCTTTTTAAATCAGTAACCGGTATTTTCCCATCCAGATGATCCAGAAGAAGTCGGATTGGTGCTTCCCCATCATCCAGCACGATGAAGTCAATGTAGTCAAAAACCCGAGGCTCTTTCAGGGATCGCAATTCGGTATTTGGATAGCCCCCTCCCATCCAAAGAACCAGCTCTGGGTGATGGCTTTTCAGGTATTGGCCACACTTGAATGCACCGTAGAGATTACCGGGAAATGGCACAGAAAAAGCCACAGTGGTAGGCTTATACTCCTGGATTTTCTGCTCCAGCAATTCACAGAGCAATTCATCAATCAGGCCTGAAGGCTGATTCAATGCTTCTTGCATCTCATCAAAAGAATTGGCGGACATGCCCAATCGCTCTGCGTAGCGGCTAAACCCAAAATGCGGATCAATCTGCTCAGCGATCAAATCTCCGATATCTTCCAGATAAAGCGTGGCAAAATACCGTGCTTTGTCCCGGATTCCCAGTGTCCCAAAAGCCCACTCCAGATCATCCAACTGCTCAAATCGGCTGGCCTCAGGTAAATAGTCCCCTTCTGCAATACGATATGCCAGT from Algoriphagus sp. NG3 encodes the following:
- a CDS encoding B12-binding domain-containing radical SAM protein translates to MASKVLFITPPFTQLNTPYPATAYLKGYLNQIGVASNQVDLGIEVILRLFSKAGLSQIFQEIQTNEPDLSENAARIVRLKANYLQTIDPVIAFLQDRNPTLAYRIAEGDYLPEASRFEQLDDLEWAFGTLGIRDKARYFATLYLEDIGDLIAEQIDPHFGFSRYAERLGMSANSFDEMQEALNQPSGLIDELLCELLEQKIQEYKPTTVAFSVPFPGNLYGAFKCGQYLKSHHPELVLWMGGGYPNTELRSLKEPRVFDYIDFIVLDDGEAPIRLLLDHLDGKIPVTDLKRTFTRTEGKVVFYNSNPAKDVPQREVGTPDYSDLLIRDYLSVIEVANPMHRLWSDGRWNKMTLAHGCYWGKCTFCDVSLDYIGRYEPITASILCDRIEEIIAQTGENGFHFVDEAAPPALMRDLAIEILRRGLSVVWWTNIRFESSFTADLCRLFRASGCIAVSGGLEVASDRLLALIKKGVTVSQVAQVTNHFTQAGIMVHAYLMYGFPTQTAQETIDSLEMVRQLIQAGVIQSGFWHRFAMTAHSPVGLDPKAFGAVNLMPTAGAFANNDLPHDDPTGADHELFGEGLRKSLFNYMHGVCFDVPLQEWFDTKVPKTTVPKNFIANEIKNEPSPGYKDRNRILWIGAQPELQVFEEDELSELIFSGRKEDFAMELPIELGQWVAEMLQLVGYEQNLNSLKPIRESYESCIGDFEEMLESEVWEILREQGLLVF